In Sulfuricurvum sp. IAE1, one DNA window encodes the following:
- a CDS encoding tol-pal system YbgF family protein: MRTSVAFLTLFSLSLSASEPSVFGAGNLNAPNPYGLTNEEKLILENKKEIQTVLQKHNVQNAKVETVTERLDGLQTIVEGLAQATNEHRQKLQRLGDDNASQSVSELKKQVDANTENIAQFKSLLEELSLVVDGINADYVTKEQFAQLISQLKLKPIAAKNGETPAKMSATAIEKEAFRLFGEKKYAEAQSMFEQMVQKKHKTAEAHYMIGECLYERKAYKEAVASYKESASRNEKALYMPTLLLHSGISMEKTGDHAMAKAFYQATISKYAGSGAAREAQERISKLK, translated from the coding sequence ATGCGTACGTCCGTCGCGTTTTTAACTCTATTTTCCCTCTCCCTTTCCGCATCTGAACCGTCGGTGTTCGGTGCGGGCAATCTGAACGCCCCCAACCCTTACGGTCTTACCAACGAAGAGAAATTGATTCTCGAAAACAAAAAAGAGATTCAAACGGTGCTTCAGAAGCATAACGTTCAAAATGCCAAAGTTGAAACGGTTACCGAGCGGCTTGACGGCCTGCAGACGATTGTCGAAGGGCTGGCACAGGCGACGAACGAGCATCGTCAAAAGCTTCAGCGACTGGGAGACGACAACGCATCACAAAGCGTTTCCGAACTCAAAAAACAGGTTGATGCCAATACCGAAAACATTGCCCAGTTCAAGTCGTTACTGGAAGAACTTTCGCTGGTCGTCGACGGCATCAATGCCGATTATGTCACGAAAGAGCAGTTCGCCCAGCTGATTTCCCAGCTCAAACTCAAGCCGATCGCCGCAAAAAACGGGGAAACGCCGGCAAAAATGAGTGCGACGGCAATTGAAAAAGAGGCGTTTCGGCTTTTCGGCGAAAAAAAGTACGCCGAAGCCCAGTCGATGTTTGAGCAGATGGTGCAGAAAAAACATAAAACGGCCGAGGCGCACTACATGATCGGGGAGTGCCTGTATGAACGAAAAGCTTATAAAGAGGCGGTAGCGAGCTACAAAGAGAGCGCCTCCCGCAACGAAAAAGCCCTTTACATGCCCACACTTCTGCTCCACTCCGGAATTTCGATGGAAAAAACGGGTGATCACGCGATGGCCAAAGCTTTTTACCAGGCGACCATATCCAAGTATGCGGGCAGTGGTGCCGCCAGGGAAGCGCAGGAGAGGATCTCTAAGCTTAAATAG
- a CDS encoding OmpA family protein → MMKNAALISATVALLVLSGCSSKEPAIDATASSASATGSANASTTAGTSGTDTNAVIAPITNANTTDTTASAAVGTNGSEGGLTNILFDYDKFDIREDMQDAMKNNSALVKGKNVKLEGNCDEFGSDEYNYALGLKRANAVKAALVNDGMNPDSISMVSFGEGNPVCLEKTPECWQKNRRVEFKLP, encoded by the coding sequence ATGATGAAAAATGCAGCTTTGATCAGTGCCACGGTAGCACTTTTAGTTTTGAGCGGATGCAGCAGCAAAGAGCCTGCGATCGACGCAACCGCTTCTTCGGCATCCGCCACAGGTTCGGCTAACGCATCGACTACGGCGGGAACGTCCGGAACCGACACGAATGCCGTCATCGCTCCGATCACAAACGCTAACACGACGGATACGACGGCTTCTGCTGCGGTCGGGACGAACGGTTCGGAAGGCGGATTGACTAACATCCTGTTCGACTACGATAAATTCGATATCCGCGAAGACATGCAAGACGCGATGAAAAACAACAGTGCACTCGTGAAAGGCAAAAACGTCAAACTCGAAGGAAACTGTGACGAATTCGGAAGCGACGAGTACAACTATGCCCTCGGCCTCAAACGTGCCAATGCGGTTAAAGCCGCACTTGTCAACGACGGTATGAACCCAGATTCGATCAGCATGGTCAGTTTCGGTGAGGGCAACCCCGTATGTCTGGAGAAAACTCCCGAATGCTGGCAAAAAAACCGCCGCGTAGAATTTAAACTTCCCTAA
- the fabD gene encoding ACP S-malonyltransferase has protein sequence MSKKIAMIFPGQGSQSVGMGKSFYENSPLAREMFEKAGERIGVDFAKLLFEPNEQLDQTAYTQPAILLVSLIAYRLFQEARPSDAVMFLGHSLGEFSALAAAGAIDYVDAVELVHKRGALMQSACESIDAGMMAILGLDDAVVEELCAKAQNEGKKVWPANYNQAGQLVVAGLKADLQSMESVFKEAGAKRALLLNMSIASHCPLLESAQAPLAEVMEKMLLDTFAAPVVSNVTTGKYSNKADAVALLKDQLVKPVKYKQSIEAIAGEIDMMIEFGNGAVLKGLNKRNAPDIETYGISDMDSLAKVCEALA, from the coding sequence ATGTCCAAAAAAATTGCGATGATATTTCCCGGTCAAGGGAGCCAAAGCGTAGGAATGGGGAAATCCTTCTACGAAAACTCTCCGCTTGCCCGCGAAATGTTCGAAAAAGCAGGGGAACGGATCGGTGTCGATTTCGCCAAGCTCCTTTTCGAACCGAACGAGCAGCTCGACCAGACCGCCTATACGCAGCCTGCCATCTTGCTGGTATCGTTGATCGCCTACCGCCTTTTCCAGGAAGCTCGTCCGAGCGATGCGGTGATGTTTTTAGGACACTCTCTGGGTGAATTCAGCGCCCTTGCGGCAGCCGGAGCAATCGATTACGTCGATGCCGTGGAGCTGGTACATAAACGCGGGGCCCTGATGCAAAGTGCGTGCGAATCGATCGATGCGGGGATGATGGCCATCCTCGGCCTTGACGACGCGGTTGTCGAAGAACTCTGCGCAAAAGCCCAGAACGAGGGCAAAAAAGTATGGCCCGCCAATTACAATCAGGCCGGACAGCTGGTTGTCGCCGGCCTCAAAGCCGACCTGCAGTCGATGGAAAGCGTTTTCAAAGAAGCGGGAGCCAAACGGGCTTTACTCCTGAACATGTCGATTGCCAGCCACTGTCCGCTGCTTGAAAGCGCTCAGGCCCCGCTGGCCGAAGTGATGGAAAAAATGCTGCTCGACACGTTTGCCGCACCGGTTGTTTCGAACGTCACGACGGGTAAATATTCGAATAAAGCCGACGCGGTGGCGCTGCTCAAAGATCAGCTTGTCAAGCCGGTCAAATACAAACAGTCGATCGAAGCGATCGCGGGTGAAATCGACATGATGATCGAATTCGGAAACGGCGCGGTCCTCAAAGGGCTGAACAAACGCAATGCGCCGGATATCGAAACGTACGGCATTTCCGACATGGACAGCCTCGCAAAGGTTTGCGAAGCGCTCGCATGA
- a CDS encoding TonB C-terminal domain-containing protein, with translation MNSHNERYFFISGLISFSFFGVLVLLIGYSLVAATKIEQFAMTHSDVVSVSIADAVEITRSEPLEQSEPAEDLPVVEEETPAEAKSPAEPVPEISDLFAQVKPKNESKKNAEAQKRSEQLNALEQELLKPKETSRISDKVKKVELSKPGMKMVVQGASSGPIVNEYHAKIQGLIYARFHPPSGTQGQAARVRITIDAAGRLVSYKVLAYSRSSSLNGEVDWLGERLEAVSFPSHPEGRDAVIECILTAKE, from the coding sequence GTGAATTCACATAACGAACGTTATTTTTTCATCAGCGGGTTGATCTCTTTCTCCTTTTTCGGGGTGCTCGTATTGCTGATCGGCTACAGCCTTGTAGCGGCCACTAAAATCGAACAGTTCGCGATGACGCACAGTGACGTCGTCTCCGTATCGATTGCCGACGCCGTAGAGATTACCCGTTCCGAACCCCTCGAACAAAGCGAGCCCGCCGAGGATCTTCCCGTCGTTGAAGAAGAAACGCCGGCCGAAGCGAAAAGCCCTGCGGAACCGGTACCTGAAATTTCCGACCTCTTTGCACAGGTGAAGCCCAAAAACGAGTCTAAAAAAAATGCTGAAGCGCAAAAACGAAGCGAACAGCTCAATGCTCTCGAACAAGAACTTCTCAAACCCAAAGAGACATCGCGGATCAGCGACAAGGTCAAAAAAGTGGAGCTTTCCAAACCCGGGATGAAAATGGTGGTGCAGGGGGCCTCCTCGGGGCCGATCGTTAACGAATACCATGCTAAGATTCAGGGACTCATTTATGCCCGTTTCCATCCTCCATCGGGAACACAGGGGCAAGCCGCACGCGTTCGTATCACGATCGATGCGGCGGGCCGGCTTGTTTCGTACAAGGTGCTCGCTTATTCGCGGAGCTCTTCGCTCAACGGCGAAGTCGACTGGCTCGGCGAACGGCTTGAAGCGGTTTCCTTCCCTTCTCACCCCGAAGGACGGGACGCGGTAATCGAATGTATTTTAACGGCCAAGGAGTAG
- a CDS encoding type II toxin-antitoxin system VapC family toxin: METLYLDTHIVVWLRQKELEKFSKRALDAIENAHALLISPIVMMELKYLQEIGRLTDTPHNILGDLNAMIDLRVDEVEMFEVIKKSLSLEWTRDPFDRLIVANAKARDYPLLTKDEKVLTHFEGAFFE, translated from the coding sequence ATGGAAACCCTTTATTTAGACACCCATATCGTTGTCTGGCTTCGACAAAAAGAGTTGGAGAAGTTTTCAAAACGCGCATTGGATGCAATAGAAAATGCTCACGCATTATTGATCTCTCCAATAGTGATGATGGAGTTAAAATATTTACAGGAGATCGGTCGTCTCACCGATACTCCTCATAATATTTTGGGTGATTTAAATGCGATGATCGACTTGCGGGTAGACGAAGTGGAGATGTTTGAGGTGATTAAAAAAAGCCTCTCGTTGGAATGGACACGTGATCCGTTTGATCGTCTCATCGTTGCGAATGCTAAGGCGCGGGATTATCCACTGCTGACGAAAGATGAAAAAGTTTTGACCCATTTTGAAGGGGCATTTTTTGAGTAA
- a CDS encoding peptidylprolyl isomerase yields MAIETNQIVSLEYEVRDGGTVVDSNVGGHPLVFMFGKGQIIPGLEAGIAHMNIGDKGDVLVKAADAYGEYNAEAQQELPREQFAGIDLNVGMTLYGQGEDGGTVQVVVKEIKDDSVLIDFNHPLAGKDLMFTVTIHNVRDASPEEAMTGIPSENRVESSGCCGSGGNHGCGCH; encoded by the coding sequence ATGGCAATTGAAACGAATCAAATCGTATCTCTTGAATACGAAGTACGCGACGGCGGAACCGTCGTAGACAGCAACGTCGGCGGGCACCCCCTGGTATTCATGTTCGGCAAAGGGCAGATCATTCCCGGTCTTGAAGCGGGGATCGCCCACATGAATATCGGAGACAAAGGTGACGTATTGGTCAAAGCGGCGGACGCTTACGGCGAATACAATGCCGAAGCTCAGCAGGAACTTCCGCGCGAACAATTCGCCGGCATCGATCTCAACGTCGGAATGACACTTTACGGCCAAGGCGAAGACGGCGGTACCGTGCAGGTTGTCGTTAAAGAGATCAAAGACGATTCCGTTCTGATCGATTTCAACCACCCTCTCGCGGGCAAGGATCTGATGTTCACGGTTACCATCCATAATGTACGTGACGCATCACCCGAAGAAGCGATGACGGGGATTCCTTCCGAAAATCGCGTTGAGAGCAGCGGATGTTGCGGAAGCGGCGGTAACCACGGCTGTGGATGCCACTAA
- a CDS encoding 5'-methylthioadenosine/adenosylhomocysteine nucleosidase, with product MKIAIMGAMREEIEPILESVGSYTSSDHAGNTFYECRYEGHDLIIAYSKIGKVFSAITASVMIERFGAEKLLFSGVAGGISKELKIGDLVMASALCQHDVDITAFGHPYGFIPEGSVMVDADRSLIDLAKEVARSMGVDVKEGIIATGDQFVASAERKHWIEATFKADALEMEGASVACVCANFGVPFFILRAISDSADGDAGMDFDTFLQSSAKVSARFILEMVKRLGN from the coding sequence ATGAAAATCGCAATTATGGGCGCAATGCGCGAAGAGATCGAACCTATCCTCGAGTCGGTTGGCAGCTACACTTCTTCCGACCACGCAGGGAACACGTTCTACGAATGCCGTTACGAGGGGCACGATCTCATTATCGCCTATTCGAAAATCGGTAAAGTCTTTTCGGCGATCACCGCATCGGTGATGATCGAGCGTTTCGGAGCCGAAAAACTCCTCTTCAGCGGTGTAGCGGGAGGGATCAGCAAAGAGCTTAAAATCGGCGATCTGGTTATGGCAAGCGCCCTTTGCCAGCACGACGTCGATATCACCGCTTTCGGTCATCCCTACGGCTTCATCCCGGAGGGATCGGTCATGGTGGATGCCGACCGCTCCCTCATCGATCTGGCCAAAGAAGTTGCGCGGAGTATGGGAGTAGACGTCAAAGAGGGGATCATCGCGACAGGGGATCAGTTCGTCGCTTCCGCTGAGCGCAAACACTGGATCGAGGCCACCTTTAAAGCCGATGCCCTGGAAATGGAAGGGGCGAGCGTCGCGTGCGTATGCGCCAATTTCGGGGTTCCGTTTTTCATTCTGCGCGCGATCAGCGACAGTGCCGACGGGGATGCAGGAATGGATTTCGATACGTTCCTGCAAAGCTCGGCCAAAGTGAGCGCTCGTTTTATCCTTGAGATGGTCAAGCGCCTTGGGAATTAA
- a CDS encoding YigZ family protein, producing the protein MKTVYSLYSDSIEVKGSKFIAHLMPIAMYESEMARLRLEHPKAVHWVSASRSLNEFDQIVESAHDDGEPKGTSGKPTLAVLQGHELINAAIITVRYFGGTKLGPGGLVRAYADSANAAVGAAELSEYEKTYRQTFATEYKNVSIVEYESTQKYIQILSKIFGETGAVFEIEGTGENLESFYNALGRLIQKI; encoded by the coding sequence ATGAAAACGGTATATTCCCTCTATAGCGATTCGATCGAAGTCAAAGGATCGAAGTTTATCGCCCATCTGATGCCGATCGCGATGTACGAGAGCGAAATGGCACGTCTGCGCCTGGAACATCCCAAGGCGGTCCATTGGGTGAGTGCCTCCCGCAGTCTCAACGAGTTCGATCAGATCGTCGAATCCGCACATGACGACGGAGAACCCAAAGGGACGTCGGGAAAACCGACGTTGGCGGTTTTGCAGGGGCACGAGCTTATCAATGCCGCCATCATCACGGTACGCTATTTCGGGGGCACGAAACTGGGTCCGGGGGGGCTGGTCCGGGCATATGCCGATTCGGCGAATGCCGCGGTGGGAGCCGCCGAGTTGAGCGAATACGAAAAAACGTACCGTCAAACTTTTGCCACGGAATACAAAAACGTTTCGATCGTCGAATACGAAAGTACTCAAAAATATATACAGATCCTTTCCAAAATATTCGGTGAGACGGGAGCAGTTTTTGAGATTGAGGGGACGGGGGAAAATTTGGAGAGTTTTTATAATGCTTTGGGGCGTTTAATTCAAAAAATTTGA
- a CDS encoding A/G-specific adenine glycosylase has protein sequence MPTPKSALLHWYEVHGRHSLPWRNTDDPYKIYLSEIMLQQTQVKTVLERFYFPFLERFPTFADVAEAQLDDVLKMWEGLGYYTRAKNLHQAARQCRGLLPGNAEGLMKLSGIGRSTAHAVAAFAYGEPLPILDANVKRILHRYYALKERNEKKLWECAYRLFDPLHPFEYNQAMMDLGSMVCLHKDPLCDRCPLGEQCMGRNDPLAYPEAKLKAPKPVRRRTIVVYERNGKYALRQRISRFLHGLWGFFETDEAAVKPSRLLGHITQHYSHFTLEADVYRCDEAFDEEGFEWFAPEEIEALSLSRADHKALALLRYNS, from the coding sequence ATGCCAACCCCAAAGTCAGCACTTCTTCACTGGTACGAAGTCCACGGCCGCCACAGCCTCCCCTGGCGCAACACTGATGATCCGTACAAAATCTACCTCAGCGAGATCATGCTCCAGCAAACCCAGGTCAAAACGGTTCTGGAACGGTTTTATTTCCCGTTTCTCGAACGCTTCCCGACGTTTGCCGACGTGGCGGAGGCCCAACTCGATGACGTGCTCAAGATGTGGGAGGGGCTGGGATATTACACGCGGGCCAAAAATCTCCATCAGGCGGCGCGCCAGTGTCGGGGGCTCCTGCCGGGGAACGCCGAGGGTCTCATGAAACTCAGCGGCATCGGCCGTTCCACCGCCCATGCTGTTGCTGCATTTGCGTACGGAGAACCCCTTCCGATCCTTGATGCCAACGTCAAACGGATTCTCCACCGCTATTACGCCCTGAAAGAACGGAACGAAAAAAAATTGTGGGAATGCGCCTACCGGCTTTTCGATCCTCTCCATCCGTTTGAATACAACCAGGCGATGATGGATCTTGGATCAATGGTATGCCTGCACAAAGATCCCCTTTGCGACCGATGCCCTCTGGGGGAACAATGCATGGGACGAAACGATCCCCTTGCCTACCCCGAAGCAAAACTCAAAGCACCCAAACCGGTCCGTCGTCGCACTATCGTCGTCTATGAACGCAACGGGAAGTATGCCTTACGGCAGCGCATTTCCCGTTTTCTTCACGGACTTTGGGGGTTTTTCGAAACCGATGAAGCGGCCGTGAAACCTTCACGTTTGCTCGGGCATATCACCCAGCACTATTCCCACTTTACCCTTGAAGCCGATGTTTACCGCTGTGATGAAGCTTTTGATGAGGAAGGATTTGAATGGTTCGCCCCCGAAGAGATAGAGGCCCTTTCCCTCAGCCGCGCCGATCACAAAGCGTTGGCCTTATTACGCTATAATTCGTAA
- a CDS encoding helix-turn-helix domain-containing protein, producing MRAADVAEAAVTTAVDATNFLTASNASIEAFKTANLLKGLGVNAVIFGERGTGKLTLARYILPHAPVIDASRFDELLDAIESHSEVIIYRLDNVANLKRLIEALQKTRTRVVATAGGRYSQDQLDEIFTIRLALPPLAERSEDVAALIDAFVQEARHTLGKTEPFERNGFVPDLSENAISLRRQVYLHYLFDSIGENDLMGIMEHYLSDKLGSNNDYRAFLHLYEVPLIRAGIKRFKSQLQLAERLGLNRNTLRKKIADHSDYQLETKEH from the coding sequence TTGAGAGCAGCGGATGTTGCGGAAGCGGCGGTAACCACGGCTGTGGATGCCACTAATTTTCTGACGGCCTCGAACGCTTCGATCGAAGCGTTCAAGACGGCCAACCTCCTCAAAGGTTTAGGGGTTAATGCCGTTATTTTCGGAGAACGGGGGACAGGTAAACTGACCCTCGCCCGTTATATCCTGCCCCATGCACCCGTAATCGATGCGAGCCGTTTCGATGAATTGCTCGATGCGATCGAGTCTCACAGTGAAGTAATCATTTACCGGCTGGACAACGTCGCCAATCTCAAGCGATTGATCGAAGCGTTGCAAAAAACCCGTACCCGCGTCGTCGCAACGGCGGGAGGGCGTTATTCGCAAGATCAGCTTGACGAAATTTTTACGATTCGTCTCGCATTGCCCCCGTTGGCTGAACGGAGTGAAGACGTTGCCGCGCTGATCGATGCGTTCGTGCAGGAAGCACGTCATACGCTCGGTAAAACCGAGCCGTTCGAGCGTAACGGTTTCGTTCCCGACCTGAGTGAAAACGCGATTTCGCTCCGACGACAGGTTTACTTGCATTATCTTTTCGACAGCATCGGCGAAAACGATCTGATGGGGATTATGGAACATTATCTCAGCGACAAGCTCGGCAGCAACAATGACTACCGCGCGTTTTTGCACCTGTACGAAGTGCCGCTCATCCGTGCCGGGATCAAACGGTTCAAATCGCAACTGCAGCTCGCCGAACGGTTAGGACTCAACCGAAATACCCTGCGCAAGAAAATCGCAGACCATTCTGATTATCAACTCGAAACAAAGGAGCATTAA
- a CDS encoding type II toxin-antitoxin system Phd/YefM family antitoxin produces the protein MTITPSKLRENLYNILDSVIETKEPLEVKRNGQILMIVPEHKKSRLKAIQPKKITSCSDDELINTLWEGEWKPFI, from the coding sequence ATGACTATTACACCCTCAAAATTGAGAGAAAATCTCTATAATATACTTGATTCTGTGATCGAAACGAAAGAACCGCTGGAAGTAAAACGGAACGGACAGATTCTGATGATTGTTCCAGAACATAAAAAAAGCCGTCTTAAAGCGATTCAACCCAAAAAAATCACCTCATGCAGTGATGATGAACTTATCAATACGTTGTGGGAGGGTGAATGGAAACCCTTTATTTAG
- a CDS encoding nitrilase-related carbon-nitrogen hydrolase codes for MKIALVQSSPRLNRSNLSEVLELIEQNSDADVVVFPELSLSGYLLQDKLFEDAWNIDELEPLAQASTACDIVVGAAIWDGGKVYNSALYFSRGALVHLHHKNHLPTYGMFEEGRYFAAGSSIRSFDTPHGPAVMVVCEDLWHAATIDAIAKSEAQIVYVLAASPTRVFSDEGIAIEAQWDALLKATALLSHNYVVFVNRVGFEDGLGFWGGSRVITPSGEVEHRLELFKSAALKVELNHSLQKLGRYLAKNF; via the coding sequence ATGAAAATCGCTCTCGTCCAGTCATCGCCGCGATTGAACCGTTCCAACCTATCGGAGGTCCTGGAACTGATCGAGCAAAATTCCGATGCGGACGTCGTGGTTTTTCCCGAGCTCTCGCTCAGCGGCTATCTGCTGCAGGACAAACTTTTCGAAGACGCCTGGAACATTGACGAACTCGAGCCGTTGGCGCAGGCGAGCACGGCGTGCGATATCGTCGTCGGCGCCGCGATATGGGACGGGGGGAAAGTCTACAACAGCGCCCTGTATTTTTCACGCGGGGCGTTGGTGCACCTTCATCACAAGAACCATCTTCCCACCTACGGAATGTTCGAAGAGGGGCGGTATTTTGCGGCGGGCAGCAGCATCCGTTCGTTCGATACCCCCCATGGTCCGGCGGTTATGGTCGTGTGCGAAGACCTTTGGCATGCGGCCACGATCGATGCCATTGCCAAAAGCGAAGCACAGATCGTATACGTTCTTGCCGCGTCGCCTACCCGTGTTTTTAGCGACGAGGGGATCGCTATTGAAGCGCAATGGGACGCGCTTCTCAAAGCAACCGCACTTCTGAGCCACAATTACGTTGTTTTCGTCAACCGTGTCGGCTTCGAAGACGGGTTGGGCTTTTGGGGCGGCAGCCGCGTGATTACTCCATCAGGGGAAGTCGAACACCGGCTCGAACTGTTCAAAAGTGCGGCTTTGAAGGTCGAATTGAATCACAGCCTCCAGAAACTGGGCCGCTACCTCGCCAAGAATTTTTAA
- the tolB gene encoding Tol-Pal system protein TolB, protein MKLLFVLLSAVCFLRAADATIEVVKGVESLPKLAVEDASAFKSDATVRMSKMLIADMQVVSLFDVDESYATASFDSASPAPAHKEAQYLLRYRLHDDANGGMKADVRLIRNAQELFAKSYVLKQSEMMVFLAHSIAYDINAKMGGAPMEWMKRKVLLTRLTSPRRADIVAADYTLSYQKVILSGGMYGFAKWANREQTDLYYTSLSDFKPTIYKMNLSSGKREKLISSDGMAVCSDVSEDGKRLLLTLAPGGQPDIFLYDTQSGNKTRLTDYSGIDVNGQFLGNDGIAFVSNRMGYPNVFAKNFNSTAISQLVYQGKNNSSLSAYKNLLVYKARENPATYGGNSFNLHLLSLNSGSVKRLTASGENDFPRFSPDGEAILFIKQEGSRSSVGVIRPTVNKSFAFPLKIGRIQSIDW, encoded by the coding sequence TTGAAACTTTTATTTGTTTTGTTGAGTGCGGTATGTTTCCTGCGGGCGGCCGATGCGACGATCGAAGTTGTCAAGGGGGTCGAATCATTGCCTAAACTGGCGGTGGAAGACGCTTCGGCGTTTAAAAGCGATGCGACGGTTCGAATGTCCAAAATGCTTATCGCCGATATGCAGGTCGTATCGCTGTTTGATGTGGACGAGTCGTATGCGACGGCTTCTTTTGATTCCGCATCGCCCGCACCCGCACACAAAGAGGCGCAGTATCTGCTTCGTTACCGGCTTCACGACGACGCCAACGGGGGGATGAAAGCGGATGTCCGTCTGATCCGGAACGCCCAGGAGTTGTTTGCCAAATCATACGTTCTCAAACAAAGCGAGATGATGGTATTCCTGGCCCATTCGATCGCTTACGACATCAATGCGAAAATGGGGGGCGCGCCGATGGAGTGGATGAAACGCAAGGTTCTTCTGACCCGCCTGACCTCACCGCGACGGGCTGACATCGTCGCGGCGGACTATACCCTTTCGTATCAAAAAGTTATTCTCAGCGGAGGCATGTATGGTTTTGCCAAATGGGCCAACCGTGAACAAACCGATTTGTATTATACGTCGCTGAGCGATTTCAAGCCGACGATTTACAAAATGAATCTCTCCAGCGGAAAACGGGAAAAACTGATCTCCTCGGACGGTATGGCGGTATGCTCCGATGTCAGCGAAGACGGGAAACGGCTGCTGCTGACTTTGGCCCCGGGAGGGCAGCCCGATATTTTTCTTTACGATACGCAAAGCGGCAATAAGACCCGCCTGACCGACTATTCGGGAATCGACGTAAACGGTCAGTTTCTCGGAAACGACGGTATCGCATTTGTCTCGAACCGCATGGGATATCCGAACGTGTTTGCGAAAAATTTCAATTCCACGGCGATCAGCCAGCTGGTCTATCAGGGTAAGAACAATTCCTCGCTCAGCGCGTACAAAAATCTGCTGGTTTACAAAGCTCGGGAAAATCCCGCGACATACGGAGGAAATTCGTTCAATCTCCATCTTCTTTCGCTCAATTCGGGCAGTGTCAAGCGTCTTACCGCCAGCGGTGAAAACGATTTTCCCCGCTTCTCGCCCGACGGGGAAGCGATTTTGTTCATTAAACAAGAGGGGAGCCGAAGTTCGGTCGGCGTAATCCGGCCTACCGTTAACAAAAGTTTTGCCTTTCCGTTGAAAATTGGGCGAATCCAGTCCATCGACTGGTAA
- a CDS encoding ATP-binding protein, giving the protein MRQIGRTNAAFGLIEEGDRILVGLSGGKDSLTMVHALMEQQRRAPFRFEILAVTVTYGMGEDLSALVAHCAEHGIPHRVYETNTYEIAADKIRHNSSFCSFFSRMRRGALYTAAKEFGCNKVALGHHLDDAAESFFMNLIYNGHLRSLAPKYRAENGLVVIRPLIQLRERQLAACALENEMPTIGDEACPSMRFDVKMPHARASMKSMLHEMETKYPDLFVSINSAFGHISDDAFFDPERFNV; this is encoded by the coding sequence ATGCGCCAGATCGGCCGCACGAATGCGGCGTTCGGCCTGATCGAAGAAGGGGATAGAATCCTTGTCGGTCTCAGCGGCGGGAAAGATTCCCTGACAATGGTGCATGCCCTCATGGAGCAGCAGCGACGCGCCCCGTTCCGGTTCGAAATCCTGGCCGTCACCGTCACGTACGGCATGGGAGAAGACCTCTCCGCACTGGTGGCGCATTGTGCCGAGCATGGGATTCCCCATCGGGTGTACGAGACCAATACCTACGAAATCGCCGCCGACAAGATCCGCCACAACTCTTCGTTTTGCAGTTTCTTTTCGCGGATGCGGCGGGGAGCTCTTTACACGGCGGCTAAAGAATTCGGATGCAATAAAGTTGCATTGGGGCATCACCTCGACGACGCGGCGGAGAGTTTTTTCATGAACCTGATCTACAACGGCCATTTGCGTTCGCTCGCCCCAAAGTACCGGGCCGAAAACGGTCTGGTCGTCATCCGTCCGTTGATCCAGCTGCGGGAACGTCAGCTTGCAGCCTGTGCGCTGGAGAACGAAATGCCCACTATCGGGGATGAAGCGTGTCCTTCGATGCGGTTTGATGTCAAGATGCCGCACGCACGCGCCTCGATGAAATCGATGCTGCACGAAATGGAAACAAAATACCCCGATCTGTTTGTTTCGATTAATTCGGCGTTCGGCCATATCAGTGACGACGCTTTTTTCGACCCTGAGCGTTTTAACGTTTAG